One genomic window of Panicum hallii strain FIL2 chromosome 6, PHallii_v3.1, whole genome shotgun sequence includes the following:
- the LOC112898093 gene encoding xyloglucan endotransglucosylase/hydrolase protein 19-like has translation MASPSSPSCKHRMLLLALLILAAEASSTKAAAYLYDDLKVTWGSGCSYFYMDGGDVDTLALCLDRSSGSGFGSNGSYLYARYDMDIKLVANDSAGTVATFYLMPDDVPWEYHDEVDMEFLGNATGEPYTLHTNVYVNGAGGREQQFQLWFDPTEDFHTYSIEWNPKYIMFLVDDTPIRAYKNDRARGVPFPTWQSMRAEGSLWDAEEWATQGGRVKTDWAQAPFYAYYRNFRVTPCVPSPGVAWCGDEPPESAWFDQRLDAAALVRVQAENMIYDYCVDQKRFNNTGFPVECTTA, from the exons ATGGCATCGCCGTCATCGCCTTCTTGCAAGCATCGCATGCTCTTGCTGGCGTTGCTTATACTGGCGGCAGAGGCGTCGTCTACGAAAGCGGCGGCGTACCTGTACGACGACCTCAAGGTCACCTGGGGCTCCGGTTGCAGCTACTTCTACATGGATGGCGGCGACGTCGACACGCTCGCGCTCTGCCTCGACCGCTCCAGCGGCTCCGGGTTCGGCTCCAACGGATCCTACCTCTACGCCCGCTACGACATGGACATCAAGCTCGTCGCCAACGACTCCGCCGGCACCGTCGCCACATTCTAC CTGATGCCCGACGACGTGCCGTGGGAGTACCACGACGAGGTGGACATGGAGTTCCTTGGCAACGCCACCGGCGAGCCGTACACGCTGCACACCAACGTCTACGTcaacggcgccggcggccgcgagCAGCAGTTCCAGCTCTGGTTCGACCCCACCGAGGACTTCCACACCTACTCCATCGAGTGGAACCCCAAGTACATCAT GTTCCTCGTCGACGACACGCCGATCCGCGCGTACAAGAACGACCGGGCGCGCGGCGTGCCGTTCCCGACGTGGCAGAGCATGCGGGCGGAGGGGAGCCTGTGGGACGCCGAGGAGTGGGCGACGCAGGGCGGCCGCGTCAAGACAGACTGGGCGCAGGCGCCATTCTACGCCTACTACCGCAACTTCCGCGTCACGCCGTGCGTGCCCTCCCCAGGCGTCGCCTGGTGCGGCGACGAGCCGCCGGAGTCGGCGTGGTTCGACCAGCGgctcgacgccgccgcgctGGTGAGGGTGCAGGCGGAGAACATGATCTACGACTACTGCGTCGATCAGAAGCGGTTCAACAACACGGGGTTCCCAGTGGAATGCACCACGGCCTAG
- the LOC112897777 gene encoding peroxidase 2-like — protein sequence MMVAKLAVLTALALLGSVSCQGGYGYAMVVPQRPPPPTSPPTAPKLRVGYYSGKCARYVDVEAIVRKHVSQADAGIKAGLIRLFFHDCFVRGCDASVLLDPTSANPQPEKLGVPNFPSLRGFEVIDAAKSELEAACPGTVSCADIVAFAARDASSLLSHGWVSFAMPAGRYDGGVSLAGETIPNLPPPFADAARLKQMFAAKGLDAADMVALSGAHSVGRSHCSSFSGRLAPPSNASGSDMEPAHAARLRAACAAPANNSTDSTVAQDYRTPDELDSQYYRNVLDRKVLFASDAALDAAGTTSLVRFFADMPWAWQFRFGEAMVKMGRVEVKTAANGEIRKACRFVNSKA from the exons ATGATGGTCGCTAAGCTCGCCGTCCTCACGGCGCTCGCGCTGCTCGGTTCTGTGTCATGCCAAGGGGGCTACGGCTACG CAATGGTGGTGCCGCAGCGgcca CCACCTCCGACTAGTCCCCCGACCGCTCCA AAACTGAGGGTGGGCTACTACAGTGGTAAGTGTGCACGTTACGTGGACGTGGAGGCCATCGTGAGGAAGCACGTGAGCCAGGCCGATGCCGGCATTAAAGCAGGCCTCATCAGGCTCTTCTTCCACGACTGCTTCGTCCGG GGTTGCGACGCCTCCGTTCTGCTCGATCCGACCAGCGCCAACCCGCAGCCGGAGAAGCTCGGCGTCCCCAACTTCCCGAGCCTTCGCGGCTTCGAGGTGATCGACGCGGCCAAGTCGGAGCTCGAGGCCGCGTGCCCCGGCACGGTCTCGTGCGCGGACATCGTGGCCTTCGCCGCCCGCGACGCGTCCAGCCTCCTCAGCCACGGCTGGGTTAGCTTCGCCATGCCCGCGGGCCGCTACGACGGGGGCGTCTCCCTCGCCGGCGAGACCATCCCGAACCTGCCCCCGCCGTTCGCCGACGCCGCGCGGCTCAAGCAGATGTTCGCCGCCAAGGGGCTCGACGCCGCCGACATGGTGGCGCTCTCCGGCGCGCACAGCGTCGGCCGCTCCCACTGCTCGTCCTTCTCcggccgcctcgcgccacccAGCAACGCCTCGGGCTCGGACATGGAGCCCGCGCACGCCGCCAGGCTGAGGGCTGCCTGCGCGGCGCCGGCGAACAACAGCACCGACAGCACGGTAGCGCAGGACTACCGGACCCCCGACGAGCTGGACAGCCAGTACTACAGGAACGTGCTCGACCGGAAGGTGCTCTTCGCGTCCGACGCCGCGCTCGACGCGGCGGGCACGACCAGCCTGGTGCGGTTCTTCGCGGACATGCCGTGGGCGTGGCAGTTCAGGTTCGGGGAAGCCATGGTGAAGATGGGCCGCGTCGAGGTGAAGACCGCCGCCAACGGGGAGATCAGAAAGGCGTGCCGTTTCGTCAACAGCAAGGCCTAA
- the LOC112897828 gene encoding xyloglucan endotransglucosylase/hydrolase 2-like produces MAAWLPASSCCHPMTVVAAALLLTAMVAAPPAAVALLHDDVEPMWGADHISFHTGGDGVETLALRLDRDHGSGFRSKGAYRFARYDIDLKLVANDSAGTVTTVYLTPDLVPPEDHDEIDLEFLGNVTGEPYTLHTNIFVNGVGNREQQFRLWFDPAKDFHTYSVDWNPRRIIMFIDGTPIRVYKNEAARGVPFPTLRHLRLDGSLWNADDWATQGGRVKTNWTQAPFYAYYRNFRVTPCAPSSPGVASCGDEQPESAGFDKHGAALHKARAEHLLYDYCEDQNRFKNEGLPKECTAH; encoded by the exons ATGGCGGCATGGTTGCCAGCATCTTCTTGTTGCCATCCCATgacggtggtggcggcggcgttgcTTCTGACGGCAATGGTGGCGGCACCACCAGCGGCCGTGGCCTTGCTGCACGACGACGTCGAGCCGATGTGGGGCGCGGACCACATCTCCTTCCAcacgggcggcgacggcgtcgaGACGCTCGCGCTCCGCCTCGACAGGGACCACGGCTCGGGGTTCCGCTCCAAAGGCGCCTACCGCTTCGCCCGCTACGACATCGACCTCAAGCTCGTCGCCAACGACTCCGCCGGCACCGTCACCACAGTCTAC CTGACGCCGGACCTTGTGCCGCCGGAGGACCACGACGAGATCGACCTGGAGTTCCTGGGAAACGTCACCGGCGAGCCGTACACGCTGCACACCAACATATTCGTCAACGGCGTCGGCAACCGCGAGCAGCAGTTCCGGCTCTGGTTCGACCCCGCCAAGGACTTCCACACCTACTCCGTCGATTGGAACCCCAGGCGCATCAT AATGTTCATCGACGGCACGCCGATCCGCGTGTACAAGAACGAGGCCGCGCGCGGCGTGCCGTTCCCGACGCTGCGGCACCTGCGGCTGGACGGCAGCCTGTGGAACGCCGATGACTGGGCCACGCAGGGCGGCCGCGTCAAGACGAACTGGACGCAGGCGCCCTTCTACGCCTACTACCGGAACTTCCGCGTGACGCCGTGCGCGCCGTCGTCCCCCGGCGTGGCGTCGTGCGGCGACGAGCAGCCGGAGTCGGCGGGCTTCGACAAGCACGGGGCGGCGCTGCACAAGGCGCGGGCGGAGCACCTGCTCTACGACTACTGCGAGGATCAAAACCGGTTCAAGAACGAAGGGCTCCCCAAGGAATGCACCGCGCACTAG
- the LOC112898095 gene encoding nuclear transcription factor Y subunit B-1-like encodes AATGLPMANVERLMRRVIPKGFRISSSSKQLTHDCTVEFAGFITGEASEQARAQHRRAITPEDYIASFEALGFDDYVEPMNTYVRGYCGQHNTAGYGGGYAWPPHGTVPATVTAPDASRND; translated from the coding sequence GCTGCCACCGGGCTGCCCATGGCCAATGTCGAGCGGCTCATGCGGCGGGTGATCCCCAAGGGCTTCAGGATCTCCTCCAGCTCCAAGCAACTCACCCACGACTGCACCGTCGAGTTCGCCGGCTTCATCACCGGCGAGGCGTCCGAGCAGGCCAGGGCGCAGCACCGCCGCGCCATCACGCCGGAGGACTACATAGCCTCGTTCGAGGCGCTCGGGTTCGACGACTACGTCGAGCCGATGAACACCTATGTCCGCGGCTACTGCGGGCAGCACAACACTGCCGGCTACGGCGGCGGCTATGCATGGCCCCCTCATGGCACTGTGCCGGCGACCGTCACTGCTCCAGATGCATCCAGAAATGACTAG